From the Lysobacter sp. FW306-1B-D06B genome, one window contains:
- a CDS encoding phosphoethanolamine--lipid A transferase: MSSIVRHRPFDEALRGLRRLSSLRPEMTVERLAFLVAAFFTVFCNGAFFRAVAATGTLHGPKGWLTALSLVLMVGALNMLLLCLLLNRWTFRPVLTVLLPVTALAAHFMSQYTVYLDPDMLRNILHTDGKESGELLSLGMLPSLLALGVVPTLLVWRVRLRPRSVGRGVLVRLSCIVLSLLVACGAMMVSFQDLSALMRNHKEVRHLITPGNYLVSLVRVLQHDGARRHEPKAPIGVNARVVGRGPSAKPRLVVLVVGETVRAQNWALNGYARQTTPQLRAIGPINFTDVTSCGSATEVSVPCMFSPYGRAHYDKDRIEHSQSLLNVLDHAGIATLWRDNQTGCKGVCEGLPFQSFEHARDPAACTAEGCLDEVMLHGLSEEVARRPGDMVVVLHQLGSHGPSYAHRYPARLRRFTPTCETADLGDCTRDEIVNAYDNSVLYTDDFLARTIRFLAEQSARDTALIYVSDHGESLGENGLYLHGVPYAIAPDTQTHVPMVMWLSPGMAAERDIDIACMKRESHEPVSQDNLFHSVLGLMQVRTPEYDATLDLFDRCTPHG, from the coding sequence ATGAGCTCGATCGTCCGCCACCGTCCCTTCGACGAGGCGCTGCGCGGCCTTCGCCGGTTGTCGTCGTTGCGACCGGAGATGACGGTCGAACGGCTCGCCTTCCTCGTGGCCGCGTTCTTCACCGTGTTCTGCAACGGCGCGTTCTTCCGCGCGGTGGCGGCGACCGGCACCCTGCACGGGCCCAAGGGCTGGCTGACCGCGCTCAGCCTGGTGCTGATGGTGGGCGCGCTGAACATGCTGCTGCTGTGCCTGCTGCTCAATCGCTGGACGTTCCGGCCGGTGTTGACCGTGCTGTTGCCGGTGACCGCGCTGGCGGCGCACTTCATGAGCCAGTACACGGTCTATCTCGACCCCGACATGCTGCGCAACATCCTGCACACCGACGGCAAGGAGTCCGGCGAGCTGCTTTCCTTGGGCATGCTGCCGAGCCTGCTGGCGCTGGGGGTCGTGCCGACGCTGCTGGTGTGGCGCGTGCGGCTGCGCCCGCGGTCGGTGGGGCGCGGCGTGCTGGTGCGGTTGTCCTGCATCGTGCTTTCGTTGCTGGTGGCGTGCGGGGCGATGATGGTCTCGTTCCAGGATCTGTCCGCGCTGATGCGCAATCACAAGGAAGTCCGCCACCTGATCACGCCAGGCAATTACCTCGTGTCGCTGGTGCGCGTGCTCCAGCACGACGGCGCACGCCGCCACGAACCCAAGGCGCCCATCGGCGTGAACGCGCGCGTCGTCGGTCGCGGGCCCAGTGCGAAGCCGCGCCTGGTGGTGCTGGTGGTGGGCGAAACAGTCCGCGCGCAGAACTGGGCTCTCAACGGCTATGCGCGCCAGACCACGCCGCAGCTGCGTGCGATCGGTCCGATCAACTTCACCGACGTGACGTCCTGCGGCTCGGCCACGGAAGTCTCGGTGCCCTGCATGTTCTCGCCCTATGGTCGCGCGCACTACGACAAGGACCGCATCGAGCATTCGCAGTCGCTGCTGAACGTGCTTGATCACGCGGGCATCGCCACGCTCTGGCGCGACAACCAGACCGGCTGCAAGGGCGTGTGCGAGGGACTCCCGTTCCAGTCGTTCGAGCATGCGCGCGATCCCGCGGCCTGCACGGCCGAAGGTTGCCTCGACGAAGTGATGCTGCACGGCCTGTCGGAGGAAGTTGCGCGTCGGCCCGGCGACATGGTGGTCGTGCTGCACCAGTTGGGCAGCCACGGGCCCAGCTACGCGCATCGCTATCCCGCGCGTCTTCGCCGTTTCACGCCGACCTGCGAAACGGCCGACCTGGGCGACTGCACGCGCGATGAGATCGTCAACGCCTACGACAACTCCGTGCTCTACACCGATGATTTCCTCGCGCGAACGATCCGCTTCCTCGCCGAGCAGTCCGCGCGCGACACCGCGCTGATCTACGTGTCCGACCACGGCGAATCGCTCGGCGAGAACGGCCTGTACCTGCACGGCGTGCCGTACGCGATCGCGCCGGACACGCAGACGCACGTGCCGATGGTGATGTGGCTCTCCCCCGGCATGGCGGCCGAACGCGACATCGACATCGCCTGCATGAAGCGCGAAAGCCACGAGCCGGTGAGTCAGGACAACCTGTTCCACTCCGTGCTCGGCCTGATGCAGGTGCGCACGCCGGAGTACGACGCGACGCTGGACCTGTTCGACCGCTGCACGCCCCACGGCTGA
- a CDS encoding RNA polymerase sigma-70 factor, which yields MSATPDTAFETHRPRLFALAYRLLGSRSDAEEVVQDAWLRWHQADRSEIRDLEAWLVTATTRLGIDRLRQARKEREVYPGPWLPEPLTIDDTPGPEQQADIAGQVSLAYLAVLEKLGPEERAAFLLKDVFDYDYPQIAELLGHTEANCRQMVSRARTRVQSDRQRFSVEPDMHRRMLERFMHAMQHGDRDAIVALLRADARMVADGGGKATAVARPLESAQRIADLFWAVARRTEGLADLHLGHVNGEPALLRFENGVLHSIITVSLDDEGRIDQVLSVLNPDKLRALH from the coding sequence ATGTCCGCCACGCCCGACACCGCCTTCGAAACCCACCGCCCGCGCCTGTTCGCGCTGGCGTACCGGCTGCTGGGCAGCCGCAGCGACGCCGAGGAGGTCGTCCAGGACGCCTGGCTGCGCTGGCACCAGGCCGACCGCTCGGAGATCCGCGACCTGGAGGCGTGGCTGGTCACGGCCACCACGCGGCTGGGCATCGACCGCCTGCGCCAGGCGCGCAAGGAGCGCGAGGTCTACCCGGGCCCCTGGCTGCCGGAGCCGTTGACCATCGACGACACGCCCGGCCCGGAGCAGCAGGCCGACATCGCCGGGCAGGTTTCGCTGGCCTATCTCGCCGTGCTCGAGAAGCTCGGCCCCGAAGAGCGCGCCGCGTTCCTGCTCAAGGACGTGTTCGATTACGACTACCCGCAAATCGCCGAACTGCTCGGACACACCGAGGCGAACTGCCGGCAGATGGTGAGCCGCGCACGCACGCGCGTGCAAAGCGATCGCCAGCGTTTCAGCGTCGAACCGGACATGCACCGGCGCATGCTCGAACGCTTCATGCACGCCATGCAGCACGGCGATCGCGACGCCATCGTCGCGCTGCTGCGCGCCGACGCGCGCATGGTGGCCGACGGTGGCGGCAAGGCCACGGCGGTCGCGCGTCCTCTGGAGAGCGCGCAGCGCATCGCGGATCTTTTCTGGGCCGTCGCGCGCCGCACCGAAGGCCTGGCCGACCTGCACCTGGGCCACGTCAACGGCGAGCCGGCACTGCTGCGCTTCGAGAACGGCGTGCTGCATTCGATCATCACCGTCTCGCTCGATGACGAAGGCCGCATCGACCAGGTGCTGTCGGTGCTCAACCCCGACAAGCTGCGTGCATTGCACTAG
- a CDS encoding HAMP domain-containing sensor histidine kinase — protein sequence MSKTRSGLRRRILLALFGYVVVLSVAVVVHGFVVNEHAERLVWQTLLDSEMDHLLELRRQDPGYRWTNTRSIALYDGRDPRDVPAPLRGVAPGVYDEIILDGVERVALVRQVDGRPLILALDITDLEEREFDMGLTVVGSAVTLIALLGIAIAWSVNRLVRPLRDMAQAIAALRPDQSGQRIHASPSASSELVVIADALNDYLQRNDRFVERERVFIDSASHELRTPVAVIGGAAENALQQPHLPDAVRGQLMRIQRTTREVEQLVSLLLVLAKDPARLARSNDRVELDQLIPEIVEDHRHLTRDKDLRLDIVALPACEILAPLPIVQAAIGNLLRNAIEHSDRGRITIRLETPATVIIDDPGHGMTPEEIAQIYARVARGGGRDGGGIGLDLISRLCEHLGWKLDIASDEGRGTTTTLRMGN from the coding sequence ATGAGCAAGACCCGGTCCGGCCTGCGCCGGCGCATCCTGCTGGCGTTGTTCGGCTATGTGGTGGTGTTGAGCGTCGCGGTGGTCGTGCACGGTTTCGTGGTCAACGAACACGCCGAACGGCTGGTCTGGCAGACGCTGCTCGATTCGGAAATGGACCATCTGCTCGAACTGCGCCGACAGGACCCCGGTTACCGCTGGACGAACACGCGCAGCATCGCGCTCTACGACGGACGCGATCCGCGCGATGTGCCCGCACCGCTGCGCGGCGTCGCGCCGGGCGTGTACGACGAGATCATCCTCGACGGCGTGGAGCGCGTCGCGCTAGTGCGCCAAGTCGATGGACGTCCGCTGATCCTCGCCCTGGACATCACCGACCTGGAGGAACGCGAGTTCGACATGGGCCTGACGGTCGTCGGCTCCGCTGTGACCTTGATCGCGCTGCTCGGCATCGCCATCGCCTGGAGTGTGAACCGCCTCGTCCGCCCCCTTCGCGACATGGCGCAGGCTATCGCGGCACTGCGTCCCGACCAGTCGGGGCAGCGCATCCACGCGTCGCCGTCGGCCAGTTCCGAGCTGGTGGTGATCGCCGACGCGCTCAACGACTACCTGCAGCGCAATGACCGCTTCGTCGAACGCGAGCGCGTGTTCATCGACAGCGCCAGCCACGAGCTGCGCACACCCGTGGCGGTGATCGGCGGCGCGGCGGAGAACGCCTTGCAGCAACCGCACTTGCCCGACGCCGTGCGCGGCCAGCTCATGCGCATCCAGCGCACCACGCGCGAGGTGGAGCAACTGGTCTCGCTGCTGCTGGTGCTGGCGAAGGATCCCGCGCGACTGGCGCGTTCGAACGATCGCGTCGAGCTGGATCAGCTGATTCCCGAGATCGTCGAGGACCATCGCCACCTCACGCGCGACAAGGACCTTCGCCTCGACATCGTCGCCCTGCCCGCGTGCGAGATCCTGGCGCCGCTGCCCATCGTGCAGGCGGCCATCGGCAATCTGCTGCGCAACGCGATCGAGCACAGCGATCGCGGGCGCATCACGATCCGGCTGGAGACGCCGGCAACGGTGATCATCGACGATCCGGGCCACGGCATGACGCCGGAGGAAATCGCGCAGATCTATGCACGCGTCGCGCGCGGCGGCGGACGCGACGGCGGCGGCATCGGCCTGGATCTCATCTCGCGACTGTGCGAACACCTGGGCTGGAAGCTCGACATCGCTTCGGACGAAGGCCGCGGCACCACGACGACGTTGCGGATGGGGAACTGA
- a CDS encoding DUF5671 domain-containing protein: MASGSQELERFVHEALVRGESKESIARALSAAGWRDEQTRGVLDTYADVPYVVPVPRPRASVSAREAFLYLVMFVALYFTAWHLGSLLFDLINRAWPDPADTIAWRLDSSIRWSAATLIITFPVFAYVAHYVARDVARHPIKRLSPVRRWLTYLTLFVAATVLICDMTTLVFNLLGGELSTRFVLKVLVVAVIAGSAFAWYLHDLRREEVDA; encoded by the coding sequence ATGGCATCGGGATCGCAGGAACTGGAACGCTTCGTCCATGAAGCGCTGGTGCGCGGGGAATCCAAGGAGTCCATCGCGCGGGCATTGTCGGCGGCGGGATGGCGTGACGAGCAGACGCGCGGCGTGCTCGACACCTACGCCGACGTGCCTTACGTCGTGCCGGTGCCGCGACCGCGCGCCTCGGTCTCCGCGCGCGAGGCGTTTCTGTACCTGGTGATGTTCGTCGCGCTGTATTTCACGGCCTGGCATCTGGGCAGCCTGCTGTTCGACCTGATCAACCGCGCCTGGCCCGATCCGGCCGACACCATCGCCTGGCGACTCGACAGCTCGATCCGCTGGTCCGCCGCGACGCTTATCATCACCTTCCCGGTCTTTGCTTACGTCGCCCACTACGTGGCCCGCGACGTGGCCCGCCATCCGATCAAGCGGCTCTCGCCCGTGCGGCGCTGGCTGACGTACCTGACGTTGTTCGTGGCGGCGACGGTCCTGATCTGCGACATGACCACCCTGGTCTTCAACCTGCTGGGCGGCGAACTGAGCACGCGCTTCGTGCTGAAGGTGCTGGTGGTGGCGGTGATCGCCGGCAGCGCGTTCGCCTGGTACCTGCACGACCTGCGTCGCGAAGAGGTGGACGCATGA
- a CDS encoding phosphatase PAP2 family protein, producing the protein MPSLQPGDGPRLVWTHAVLPALLVAALLALAMAGGGDQWLADRLYALQGGHWVLRDAFLTQGIAHRAGRDVGIALWLTLLVAWVVSQRRDAWSHLRDPLAYLLVATALSMLCVAWIKSWSNMDCPWDLLRYGGDRPYIGLWTVRPVGLPRGACFPAGHASGGYAWFALYFFFGAVRPRWRWAGLAIGFAAGLMFGIAQQLRGAHFVSHDIGTAAICWAVSLATWWAFRPRLVRARWLAAGLGTQSGAAA; encoded by the coding sequence TTGCCCAGCCTTCAACCCGGCGACGGTCCGCGTCTGGTGTGGACGCATGCGGTGCTGCCGGCGTTGCTGGTCGCCGCGCTGCTGGCGCTGGCGATGGCAGGCGGTGGCGATCAGTGGCTGGCCGATCGGTTGTACGCGCTGCAGGGTGGGCACTGGGTCCTGCGGGACGCCTTCCTGACGCAGGGTATCGCGCACCGCGCGGGGCGCGACGTTGGCATCGCACTGTGGCTGACGCTGCTGGTGGCGTGGGTGGTTTCGCAACGACGCGACGCCTGGTCGCACCTGCGCGATCCGCTGGCGTACCTGCTCGTCGCCACTGCGCTGTCGATGCTGTGCGTGGCGTGGATCAAGTCCTGGTCGAACATGGACTGCCCGTGGGACCTGCTGCGCTACGGCGGCGATCGTCCCTACATCGGACTGTGGACGGTGCGGCCGGTGGGCCTGCCGCGCGGCGCGTGCTTTCCCGCCGGTCACGCCAGCGGTGGATATGCGTGGTTCGCGTTGTACTTCTTCTTCGGCGCGGTGCGGCCGCGCTGGCGCTGGGCCGGGTTGGCGATCGGATTCGCGGCCGGTCTGATGTTCGGCATCGCGCAACAGCTGCGCGGCGCGCATTTCGTCTCGCACGACATCGGCACGGCGGCGATCTGCTGGGCGGTGTCGCTGGCGACGTGGTGGGCGTTCCGACCGCGCCTGGTGCGGGCGCGTTGGCTCGCGGCCGGCCTCGGCACGCAGTCGGGAGCGGCGGCATGA
- the pnp gene encoding polyribonucleotide nucleotidyltransferase, translating into MAKITKTFQYGAHQVTLETGEIARQASGAVIVKMDETVVLVTAVAAKSAREGQDFFPLTVDYQEKFYAGGRIPGGFFKREGRATEKETLISRLIDRPIRPLFPEEYKNEVQIIATVMSSNPDVDGDIPALIGASAALALAGTPFQGPIGAAKVGYKDGQYILNPTVSQLVDSDLELVVAGTSNAVLMVESEANMLSEDVMLGAVMFGHREMQKVINAINELTVEAGTKPSTWAAPAKNDALIAAITETAGASLAQAYQIRNKGERRDAISVIRKDTWEQLAGRAEASGWLAADYAKEFGDLEYRTMRDSVLDTKVRIDGRDLTTVRPIECKVGVLPRTHGSALFTRGETQAIVVTTLGTARDGQIIDAISGESKEHFLFHYNFPPYSVGETGRFGAPKRREIGHGRLAKRGVLASMPSMESFPYTIRVVSEITESNGSSSMASVCGSSLALMDAGVPVKAPVAGIAMGLVKEDNRYVVLSDILGDEDHLGDMDFKVAGSTEGISALQMDIKIQGITEEIMKVALAQAKEGRLHILGEMAKAITAPRGELSEWAPRLLTMKIHPDKIREVIGKGGSTIQAITKETGTQIDIQDDGTIVIASVNAAAAQAAKARIEQITSDVEPGRIYEGKVAKIMDFGAFVTILPGKDGLVHVSQISSERVEKVSDKLKEGDMVKVKVLEVDKQGRIRLSIKAVEEGEGVSAE; encoded by the coding sequence GTGGCAAAAATCACCAAGACCTTCCAGTACGGCGCCCATCAGGTAACGCTGGAGACGGGCGAGATCGCTCGTCAGGCCAGCGGCGCGGTCATCGTCAAGATGGACGAGACCGTCGTGCTGGTTACCGCGGTCGCCGCCAAGAGCGCGCGCGAAGGGCAGGACTTCTTCCCGCTCACGGTCGACTACCAGGAAAAGTTCTACGCCGGCGGCCGCATCCCGGGTGGCTTCTTCAAGCGTGAAGGTCGCGCCACCGAGAAGGAAACGCTGATCTCGCGCCTGATCGATCGCCCGATCCGTCCGCTGTTCCCCGAGGAATACAAGAACGAAGTCCAGATCATCGCGACGGTGATGTCGTCGAATCCGGACGTCGACGGCGACATCCCCGCACTGATCGGCGCTTCGGCCGCGCTGGCGCTGGCCGGCACGCCGTTCCAGGGCCCGATCGGCGCCGCCAAGGTCGGTTACAAGGATGGCCAGTACATCCTCAACCCGACCGTGTCGCAGCTGGTCGACTCCGACCTGGAGCTGGTCGTCGCTGGTACGTCCAACGCCGTGCTGATGGTCGAGTCCGAAGCGAACATGCTGTCGGAAGACGTGATGCTGGGCGCGGTGATGTTCGGTCATCGCGAGATGCAGAAGGTCATCAACGCCATCAACGAGCTGACCGTGGAAGCCGGCACCAAGCCGTCGACCTGGGCCGCTCCGGCGAAGAACGACGCGCTGATCGCCGCGATCACCGAAACCGCCGGTGCCTCGCTGGCGCAGGCCTACCAGATCCGCAACAAGGGCGAGCGCCGCGACGCCATCTCGGTCATCCGCAAGGACACCTGGGAGCAGCTGGCCGGCCGCGCCGAAGCCTCGGGCTGGCTCGCCGCCGATTACGCCAAGGAGTTCGGCGACCTCGAGTACCGCACCATGCGCGACTCGGTGCTGGACACCAAGGTCCGCATCGACGGCCGCGACCTGACCACCGTCCGCCCGATCGAGTGCAAGGTCGGCGTGCTGCCGCGCACCCACGGCTCGGCGCTGTTCACCCGCGGCGAGACGCAGGCCATCGTGGTCACCACGCTGGGCACCGCACGCGACGGCCAGATCATCGACGCCATCTCGGGCGAGTCCAAGGAACACTTCCTGTTCCACTACAACTTCCCGCCGTACTCGGTGGGCGAGACCGGCCGCTTCGGCGCGCCGAAGCGTCGCGAGATCGGCCACGGCCGCCTCGCCAAGCGCGGCGTGCTCGCTTCGATGCCGTCGATGGAATCCTTCCCGTACACGATCCGCGTCGTGTCGGAAATCACCGAGTCCAACGGCTCCTCGTCGATGGCCTCCGTGTGCGGTTCCTCGCTCGCGCTGATGGACGCCGGCGTGCCGGTGAAGGCGCCGGTCGCGGGCATCGCGATGGGCCTGGTGAAGGAAGACAACCGCTACGTCGTGCTGTCCGACATCCTGGGTGACGAAGATCACCTGGGCGACATGGACTTCAAGGTTGCCGGTTCCACCGAGGGCATCAGCGCCCTGCAGATGGACATCAAGATCCAGGGCATCACCGAGGAGATCATGAAGGTCGCCCTCGCCCAGGCGAAGGAAGGCCGTCTGCACATCCTCGGCGAGATGGCCAAGGCCATCACCGCGCCGCGCGGTGAGCTGAGCGAGTGGGCCCCGCGCCTGCTGACGATGAAGATCCACCCGGACAAGATCCGCGAAGTGATCGGCAAGGGCGGTTCGACCATCCAGGCCATCACCAAGGAAACCGGCACGCAGATCGACATCCAGGACGACGGCACCATCGTCATCGCTTCGGTCAACGCCGCCGCCGCCCAGGCCGCGAAGGCGCGTATCGAGCAGATCACCTCCGACGTCGAGCCGGGCCGCATCTACGAAGGCAAGGTCGCCAAGATCATGGACTTCGGTGCGTTCGTGACGATCCTGCCGGGCAAGGACGGCCTGGTGCACGTCTCGCAGATTTCCAGCGAGCGCGTGGAGAAGGTCTCCGACAAGCTCAAGGAAGGCGACATGGTCAAGGTGAAGGTGCTGGAAGTCGACAAGCAGGGCCGCATCCGCCTGTCGATCAAGGCCGTCGAGGAAGGCGAGGGCGTGTCGGCCGAGTAA
- a CDS encoding carboxymuconolactone decarboxylase family protein → MNAATHIDYTVHASEAFQHLLKLSTGLHKGPLGSKLVELVSLRVSQINGCVYCLDMHCVLLRKMGESQRKLDTLAAWRESPLFDARERAALGWAETLNAIGAAQVPDEALEQVRAHFDERELSELTFAVAAIRAWNVLNVGLRKPLPEA, encoded by the coding sequence ATGAACGCTGCCACCCATATCGACTACACCGTCCACGCCTCGGAGGCTTTCCAGCATCTGCTCAAGCTCAGCACCGGCCTGCACAAGGGCCCGCTGGGCAGCAAGCTGGTCGAGCTGGTCTCGCTGCGCGTGTCGCAGATCAACGGCTGCGTGTACTGCCTGGACATGCATTGCGTGCTGCTGCGCAAGATGGGCGAAAGCCAGCGCAAGCTCGACACGCTGGCCGCGTGGCGCGAGAGCCCGCTGTTCGACGCGCGCGAGCGCGCCGCGCTGGGCTGGGCCGAAACGCTCAACGCCATCGGTGCCGCGCAGGTGCCGGACGAGGCGCTGGAACAGGTGCGCGCGCACTTCGACGAGCGTGAGCTGTCCGAGCTGACCTTCGCCGTCGCCGCGATCCGCGCCTGGAACGTGCTCAACGTCGGTCTGCGCAAGCCGCTGCCGGAGGCCTAA
- a CDS encoding response regulator transcription factor → MRVLVVEDNHNLVANLFEYFDARGYTLDAAPDGPTGLHLAITMEFDVIVLDWMLPRMDGREVLSRLREAGRDTPVLMLTARDELPDKIAGFRAGADDYLTKPFHLPELEVRLEALVARARGRGRNKVLQVGDLRLDTGTLEVTRDGRLLHLYPACRKLLETLMLASPAAVTRDRLEHALWGDDPPDGDMLRSHIYELRRSVDGPFPVKLIQTLPRVGYRIVASASTSSNEQEALQ, encoded by the coding sequence ATGCGCGTGCTGGTCGTTGAAGACAACCACAACCTGGTCGCCAACCTGTTCGAGTACTTCGACGCGCGCGGCTACACGCTCGATGCCGCGCCCGACGGCCCCACCGGGCTGCACCTGGCGATCACGATGGAATTCGACGTCATCGTGCTGGACTGGATGCTGCCGCGCATGGATGGCCGCGAAGTGCTCAGCCGCCTGCGCGAAGCCGGGCGCGACACGCCGGTGCTGATGCTCACCGCGCGCGACGAACTGCCCGACAAGATCGCCGGCTTCCGCGCCGGCGCCGACGACTACCTCACCAAACCCTTCCATCTGCCCGAGCTGGAAGTGCGGCTGGAGGCACTGGTCGCGCGCGCGCGCGGGCGCGGCCGCAACAAGGTGCTGCAGGTCGGCGACCTGCGCCTGGACACGGGCACGCTGGAGGTCACGCGCGATGGACGCCTGCTGCACCTCTACCCGGCGTGCCGCAAGCTGCTGGAAACGCTGATGCTGGCCAGTCCGGCGGCGGTCACGCGCGACCGTCTCGAACACGCGCTGTGGGGCGACGACCCGCCCGACGGCGACATGCTCCGCTCGCACATCTACGAACTTCGGCGCAGCGTCGACGGCCCGTTCCCGGTGAAGCTGATCCAGACCTTGCCGCGCGTGGGCTATCGCATCGTCGCATCGGCCAGCACCTCCTCCAATGAGCAGGAAGCGCTGCAATGA
- a CDS encoding helix-hairpin-helix domain-containing protein has product MSKTMAWCAGGLLALAMSPVAAAELGVLAPVLADGQPQVQADPAGRPAPVVTRVTSGALYEQVQREARDGFVATVLALDESAQRIAGARTRVPTWLYLSAEDGGFARRGFWLEENGRRRFVDELFVDLVVDADIVADGGFEEIFTHEMGHVFLRRLMPGLPYGWSRTPHSSMSVTDYPTAFDEGFATHFQGLVRRYSRNPRLENLTLGLDAKPFVPFWLSNLDRVGRIDGVRRNLFVQQQLVPSGSDAEAWSRANESTAFDMARLKNGQQMMSSEGVIATLFYRWLVPGEGSREAIVARYSQLFRTLARSDGWTIRSDSPVFLDVVDHYCADVPADCARVRGVVLDTTYGATADAAMPRATEAMAERGRIGDMAGFIAGLKPARAQMAQLQARVAQQPALLRATLGPDLWLLGRTPVKLPGMPSQDVAVNLNTAEAEQLRTLPGIDAAIAQRALLSRREEGVFADVADFARRAGLDAAQRAALESAARALEKDGLNERR; this is encoded by the coding sequence ATGTCGAAGACGATGGCGTGGTGTGCAGGCGGGTTGCTGGCCCTGGCGATGAGCCCGGTCGCGGCGGCTGAATTGGGCGTACTCGCGCCCGTACTCGCCGACGGGCAGCCACAGGTGCAGGCGGACCCGGCCGGACGGCCGGCGCCAGTGGTCACGCGTGTCACGTCTGGTGCGCTCTACGAGCAAGTGCAGCGCGAGGCTCGCGACGGCTTCGTGGCCACCGTGCTGGCGTTGGACGAAAGCGCGCAGCGCATCGCCGGCGCGCGCACGCGGGTGCCGACGTGGTTGTATCTCTCGGCCGAGGACGGCGGCTTCGCGCGCCGTGGCTTCTGGCTGGAAGAGAACGGCCGCCGCCGTTTCGTTGACGAATTGTTCGTCGATCTCGTCGTCGATGCCGACATCGTGGCCGATGGCGGCTTCGAGGAAATCTTCACCCACGAGATGGGCCATGTATTCCTGCGTCGGCTGATGCCCGGCCTGCCGTACGGCTGGTCGCGCACGCCGCACAGCAGCATGAGCGTCACCGATTACCCGACCGCGTTCGACGAAGGCTTCGCCACGCATTTCCAGGGACTGGTGCGGCGGTACTCGCGCAATCCGCGCCTGGAGAACCTGACGCTGGGCCTGGACGCGAAGCCCTTCGTGCCGTTCTGGCTGAGCAATCTCGATCGCGTCGGCCGCATCGACGGCGTGCGTCGCAACCTGTTCGTGCAGCAGCAACTGGTTCCGTCCGGCAGCGACGCGGAAGCCTGGTCGCGCGCCAACGAAAGCACCGCCTTCGACATGGCGCGGCTGAAGAACGGCCAGCAGATGATGTCGTCCGAAGGCGTGATCGCCACGCTGTTCTACCGCTGGCTGGTGCCGGGCGAGGGCTCGCGCGAGGCGATCGTGGCGCGCTACTCGCAGCTGTTCCGCACGCTTGCGCGTTCCGATGGCTGGACGATCCGTTCGGATTCGCCGGTGTTCCTCGATGTCGTCGACCACTACTGCGCCGACGTGCCCGCCGACTGCGCGCGCGTGCGCGGCGTCGTGCTCGACACGACCTACGGCGCCACCGCCGATGCCGCCATGCCGCGTGCGACCGAAGCGATGGCCGAGCGCGGACGTATCGGCGACATGGCCGGGTTCATCGCGGGCCTCAAGCCGGCACGGGCGCAGATGGCGCAGCTGCAGGCGCGCGTGGCGCAGCAGCCGGCGCTGCTGCGCGCCACGCTCGGACCGGACCTGTGGCTGCTCGGCCGCACGCCGGTGAAGTTGCCGGGCATGCCGTCCCAGGACGTAGCGGTGAACCTCAACACCGCCGAAGCCGAGCAACTGCGCACCTTGCCGGGCATCGACGCGGCAATCGCGCAGCGCGCACTGCTCAGCCGGCGCGAGGAGGGCGTGTTTGCAGATGTCGCCGATTTCGCGAGACGCGCCGGCCTCGACGCCGCACAGCGCGCCGCGCTGGAATCGGCGGCGCGTGCGCTGGAAAAGGACGGGCTGAACGAGCGTCGCTAG